The Procambarus clarkii isolate CNS0578487 chromosome 39, FALCON_Pclarkii_2.0, whole genome shotgun sequence genome window below encodes:
- the LOC123760320 gene encoding copper homeostasis protein cutC homolog, with the protein MTGKQLEVCVDSLQSAVAAVDGGADRLEVCYALSEGGLTPTPGLLMAIKKHIKRPVDVFCMVRPRAGPMVYSEGEVEIILSDAEMLKKLGADGLVFGALNTDGTIDKKLCKQFREAASGLPCTFHRAFDLLCDPLSELETVIQLGYQRILTSGGKATALEGSDTLAHLVKAAKGRIAIMAGAGVKSNNIGKIISLTGVTQCHASARICRVFSSEETSGAKMGSGNDNIMWVACPEEVRAMKLAMEEA; encoded by the exons ATGACCGGAAAACAACTGGAAGTGTGTGTTGATTCTCTGCAATCAGCAGTAGCAGCTGTTGATGGAGGGGCAGACCGTCTGGAGGTATGCTATGCCCTCTCAGAAGGTGGTCTCACTCCAACCCCTGGCCTTCTTATGGCTATCAAGAAGCACATTAAGAGGCCTGTTGATGT ATTTTGCATGGTGCGCCCACGAGCAGGCCCAATGGTGTATTCTGAAGGTGAAGTTGAGATTATTCTAAGTGATGCAGAAATGCTGAAAAAATTAGGAGCAGATGGCTTGGTATTTGGTGCACTCAATACTGATGGTACTATTGATAAGAAACTTTGTAAACAATTTAGAGAG GCAGCAAGTGGTCTACCTTGTACTTTTCACAGAGCATTTGACCTTCTTTGTGATCCTCTTAGTGAACTTGAGACTGTTATTCAGTTGGGATATCAAAGGATATTAACAAG TGGTGGAAAAGCGACTGCCTTGGAAGGAAGTGACACTTTGGCTCATCTAGTAAAAGCAGCAAAAGGGCGTATTGCAATCATGGCAGGAGCTGGAGTGAAGTCAAATAATATTGGAAAAATTATATCACTCACAGGAGTTACTCAGTGTCATGCATCGGCAAGAATATGCAG AGTGTTTAGCTCAGAGGAAACAAGTGGAGCCAAGATGGGTAGTGGGAATGACAACATCATGTGGGTAGCGTGTCCAGAAGAGGTGCGAGCTATGAAGTTAGCAATGGAAGAAGCCTAA